AATACTGGACCGGATTTCCGCTGGGAGGTGACTGGACTGATAATAAAATGCTGTTCATGTTTTTGGCCTGGGTCTTTGCCTGCTCGGTGATCGGTTTAAATCCGTACAAAAAAGTGACGGGCATCATGCGGATTGCTGTCTTCACTGCTTCAATCGTGATGACAGTCTGTTATCTGATTCCCCACAGTATGGGGGGGAGTGAGCTGGATTACAGTCAGGTCGATCAGGGAATTGATCCCAGTGAAGCAATCAAGACAGGTCGACAATGAACGCGGCCCAAATCCATCTTATCACAGTCCACGTCCCCATAGTGGGATGCTGGGGTCTGTCGATTTTATTTGTCCTGGCACGGTTGTTGCGCGATGACCGTCTGTTTGAAATCTGTTGCTGGCTGCTACTGACCATTCTGCTGCTGGCAACAGTGGCCTACTTTTCTGGTCCTCCCGCGTATGAGCTGTTACAAGCACATTACAACGTCGAGAAGGAAATTGTCGAATTTCACGCTATCCTGGCACGCTCCTGCCTGCTGGCGATGGTCGTTTTATCGATGATTGTCGGCAATGCATTGATTCAACGATTTCAGGGGGAAACCATTCCCCGCTGGCAGCGATCGCTGATTGTGGTCGGCACGATTTCAATGGCCGTTTTCTGGACCATCGCCGCGCACTGGGGCGGCATGATCAGGCACCCGGAGATCCGGTTTTCCGGATCGAATCAAGTAGAAGCCGTCACGCCGGAAAATCCGCAGACCGGCAATTAAAATCCCTATTTGACGATTTCGGTCCCGATCCCTTTATCGGAATAAATTTCCAGCAGAATCGAATGCGGAAGCCGGGCGTCAACGATGTGAACCTTGCCGACTCCGCTTGCCAGCGCTTCCAGAGCCGCATCGACCTTGGGCTCCATGCCGGCATCAATGGTGCCATCCGCAATGAGAGCCCGACAGCGCTCGGTTTCCAGGTGGGAGACCAGCGTCTCGGGATCATTCCGATCGAGAAAAATGCCCGGTACATCACTCAAAAAGACCAGCTTCTCCGCTTTCAAAATACGGGCAAGGGCAGCAGCAGCGGTATCTGCATTGACGTTTAGTTTCTGTCCTGATTGATCCAGAGCAACAGACGGAATCACGGGAATTGCATCCGATTCGCAGATTTCCGCCAGGAGTTCCTGGTCTACGTCCGTTACAAAACCAACATGCCCGAGATCCATAGTAGAACCATCTTCCGCCTGGAGAGTCAGTTGCTCTCCCTTAAGACAATTCCGTGTCCCAAAATGGAGCGGTTCTGCTTTCGCACCTTGGGATCTAATTTCCTGAGCCAGTGACTCGCTGATCTGATTGGCGAGGACATCGGTGGCGATTTCCAGTGTGTTTTCATCGGTATAACGTCGTCCATGCACAAACCGGGGTTCAATGCCGGCTTCGCTCATTGCCTTACTGATGGCTTTCCCGCCACCATGCACAAGAATCGGGTGCATGCCTACCGTGCGCATAAAGATCACGTCGGTCAAAAACGCTTTGACGGCGGACTCTTCTTCGAGGGCACTGCCTCCGAGCTTGATCACAACATAGCGCCCACGAAATCTTCTAATCCAGCTTAACGCCTCGATCAACACAGCAGCTTTTCGAACGGCACCTTCCACAGTAAACCTTTAACCCTTCTTGATACATCAACGGATGCAAATTTGTATTCTAAAATCAATCTCATCAAAGAGATTGCAGTTTGACCAGAAAACAGAATTAGTCTGGTCTTATTGTAAGTGACCTCTGTGAACTGTCAAACCACTGCCTTGAATCCCTGGTGCCACTGAATTCTGTCCACAAAAGAACATGTTTTTTTCGTATTTTAATCCGTTTTCGTATTTTTTCACTCAACTTCAATTTCAAATGTCTCAAACCGAAATTTCACAAAATATTTCAGGTCTCGAACTGGCATAATCCAACTTGAATCGACTCCCTGACAGGCAACACAATCGGACTGATCAATACGGCCCCGGCAAGTAGAGGGAATGGTGCGACAGGCCGGTTCGGCAATTTTGCACTCACAGACACAGATACGGGCCATCTCAGGAGAACAGCAGAATTGATGTGTGGCCGTTCCATGAAATTCCCCGATATTTAACTCTACAGAACAAGATCGTAATCGCTCACGAAATTGCTTGCTTTACAACCACTATGAGACCTTAAGAGATTGAGATGGAGAAACAACGTTGGCCCATTCACACTTGCCGATTCAACACCTGATGAAACAAATGGAAAACTTTGCTTCAGATCAAACAAATATCAATTGTCGTCCTTCCTGGCTCAGTAGCTTTGTGGACGAGGTCGCTGACATCTTCAATCCGCATGATGAAGTAGGTCGGGTTGGCTTCGACTGTCAGTTCACTGAAGAATGCTGGGAAGTCGGCCTGTTCCTGGGTAGCACGGAGATTGTTGGTGGACAACGCGACGGCCAGTATATCGCTGCCAGCTTTCAGTTCGACCTGCTACAGCTGCTGGACCGATTTGAGTCAGTCAATCGCTTCCACTTCCATTATCAGGAAGATTCAGCAGCAGCCGTTGCCAGTACCCCAGCATCCGCCTACATCACAATTGAAGGCCATCTGGCTGATTTGGAAATTGTGCGTCTGAATGTTTATGCCACTCCCCCTGAAGAGGCAGGCCCCGGTTTTCGCAAATCGCATGACGGAAAAATTGACACTGTCTGATTCAGTTCAGAAAATATAAACCAGAAAACCGCATCGTCGGCTTTCCATACAGCTACGATTCCTGAATCCCGAATCGTAGCTGTTTTTGTATTTTATTCTGCTCTATTCTCATCCGCAATTTTCCCATCGCGTAACCTGATAATATAATCGGTCTCTCTGATATAGCGTTCGTCGTGTGTCACGATCACGACGGTTGTTTGATATTGTTCGCTCATGTCGCGCAGACAACTAAAAATTTCCGCGCCGGTTTTAGTATCCAGCTCCCCCGTCGGTTCATCGGCTAGGATCAATAAAGGCCGTTTTAACAGAGCACGGGCGATCGCCACCCGCTGTTGCTCTCCACCGGATAATTGATTCGGACGATGCGTAATCCGCTGGCCTAACCCCACCTGTTTCAGCAGATCTTCAGCATGCTGTTTCTGTTCGGCTGTCACTCCCTGAGGCAAATACGGGGCAAGTACATTTTCCAATGCATTCAGGTTTTTCAATAGATTAAAACTCTGAAAGACAAACCCGACTTTTTCGCGGCGGTAGGTGTCACGTTCGGTTTGATTCAATGTCGACAATGATCGATTTTGCACAAAGATTTCGCCTGTCGAAGGAGCATCCAGCGCCCCCATCAGATAAAGCAACGTACTTTTTCCGCTTCCCGATGGTCCCAGGATAAACGAAAATGTTTGCCCGGGAAAACGGCAACTCACGCCCTGCAACGCACGCACTTCTGTTTCGCCGCTCTGGTGAATTTTCGTTACATCGCGAACTTCGATCATCTGTAGTCAACTTTCTGCTAACACGTTCCAGATTAGATGTATTTAATTTTAACCACGTCGGATTGCATCAATGGGTGTCATCCGAGTGGTCCACCAGGCAGGATACAGCCCACCAAGAATGCCAAGCAGCGTACTGAAGACAACACCAAACAGAAGTAATCCCGGACTGGCATAAAGATGGACCTGACTGGCAAATTTCCAGTTCACGATTGCGATGGCGACTAATCCCAGGATGCCTCCCAGAACTCCGCCAGTGACTCCTAAAAGCGAACTCTCGGAGGTGATCAGCAGCATCACATCCCGATTGGACCAGCCATTCGCTTTGAGAATCCCAAAATCCACAATTCGTTCCATCACGCTCATTAACATCGTATTGATGATACTCAGCATGGCGATTAACATCCCAATCCCGGTCATCAATCCCAGAAAGATATCCAGATCGGCAGTAAATGTTTCCAGCCGGTCTCCCCAGTCGGAAGCCGCCCTTACTTCCAATGCACTGGGATGTTCATCTGATTTCGCTTTCGTGGTCTCAACTGGGGCTTTTCTGGGAGAGGACGACTGCTTCCCAGGGTCCTCTTTTTTCGACACTCCCTGTTCCGAGGCTCCCTTTAACCCCTGATCGAGGGCATTGACTAAGTCTTTGAGGATGTTGGATTGTGATGCATTGGCTAATGCCAAAGACGCTGGTTGCCAGGAAGCCAGTTCCCGATCCCGAAACTGGTCTTTGATATTTTTCACAATCACCTCATTTTTGAGATCTCCGGACTGCTCAATATAAAAACAACTGACAGTCTGTGGATCGAATCGTGTGATATCCCGTACAACATCAATGTCCAGAATGATCGCCACATCAAGCAGAATCGAGCCGCATTCGTAAAGACCGACGATCGTCATTTGTTGACCGTTGACCTCAATTTGATCACCGACCTGCTTCTGGTGCTGTTCTGCAATCTGGCGGCTGATCACCGTATTGAGATTCCCCCGGTCTTTCAGGGTTAAAAACCGACCCGCATAGATGCCTTCACGATAGATGCCTTTTTTTAATTGTAGCCGGGTGGGAAGATCTGTTCCAAATAGAAATCGAGGCGGACTGATAACCGGCTTGCCCTCAATGATATTGACGCGGGACCAGATTTCCGGATTTACAATCGACACACCAGCGATCTCTTCAATCTCAGTTCCCCATGATCGGGGAATCCGGGAGAACAACGGGATTGGCGCACCGGGTTGCATCGCGACAATCCCCGATATTTTACCAAATGTCTGAGAAACGGTATCTTCCAGCCCACCAGCAATGGAAAACAATCCCACCATGCCAGCAATCGCAATGGTTAATCCCATCAAACATAAAAAAGAACGTAAAGCGCGGCTCAGGAGGTTTCGCAAGGCAAATTTAAACATTTAGGCTGTTTTCCAGTGAGTCGATTCATTCCGGCCTTCAAAGTGTCTGTGTTATTCTACGCAGATCAGTTCCATCAATGAATCAATTTGATTCGGTTTCTCATAATAAAAGAACTGATAATAAGGAGTTATAGACAGACCTAACTTGAAAACCAGTCAAATTCAAACGTAGAATGCTCCCAGCTCGAGTCAGTCAATAAATCGATTCAACTGAAACCTGATGCCTGATGGTATAGGGCAGTTGATTTTCGGAGTTCTCGTGGAAACACCTTGTTTTCAGATTTCCCGAAACAAATTCGATCTGCAAACTCTATTTTGATGCCTGGTACTTATAACGAATTTCGAATCAATGAACAAACGAGACTATTACGATATTCTGGAGGTATCCCGCAGCGCCAGCGCTGATGAGATTAAAAAAGCGTACAGAAAACTGTCGCGAAAATATCACCCTGATATGGCTCCTGATGATAAATCAGCGGATCAGAAATTTAAAGAAGTTCAAGAAGCATACGAAGTTCTGCGCGACGAGAATAAGCGCAAGCAATACGATCAGTTTGGCCACTCCTTCCAGCAGGCAGGTCCCGGAGGAGGCGGCTACTACCAGTCTGGCGGTGGAGCCGGCCCGGTTGATATGGAAGATCTGTTCGGCGGTGGCGGGATTGACCTGGGCGATTTATTTGGTGGTGCATTCCGCGGAGGCAAACGTGCACAACCGCGGCCCCAGAAGGGAGAGTCAAAACGACTTCAGATCGAAATTCCTTTTCATCTGGCAGCAGTCGGCGG
This window of the Gimesia fumaroli genome carries:
- a CDS encoding ABC transporter ATP-binding protein — encoded protein: MIEVRDVTKIHQSGETEVRALQGVSCRFPGQTFSFILGPSGSGKSTLLYLMGALDAPSTGEIFVQNRSLSTLNQTERDTYRREKVGFVFQSFNLLKNLNALENVLAPYLPQGVTAEQKQHAEDLLKQVGLGQRITHRPNQLSGGEQQRVAIARALLKRPLLILADEPTGELDTKTGAEIFSCLRDMSEQYQTTVVIVTHDERYIRETDYIIRLRDGKIADENRAE
- the argB gene encoding acetylglutamate kinase, which encodes MEGAVRKAAVLIEALSWIRRFRGRYVVIKLGGSALEEESAVKAFLTDVIFMRTVGMHPILVHGGGKAISKAMSEAGIEPRFVHGRRYTDENTLEIATDVLANQISESLAQEIRSQGAKAEPLHFGTRNCLKGEQLTLQAEDGSTMDLGHVGFVTDVDQELLAEICESDAIPVIPSVALDQSGQKLNVNADTAAAALARILKAEKLVFLSDVPGIFLDRNDPETLVSHLETERCRALIADGTIDAGMEPKVDAALEALASGVGKVHIVDARLPHSILLEIYSDKGIGTEIVK
- a CDS encoding ABC transporter permease: MFKFALRNLLSRALRSFLCLMGLTIAIAGMVGLFSIAGGLEDTVSQTFGKISGIVAMQPGAPIPLFSRIPRSWGTEIEEIAGVSIVNPEIWSRVNIIEGKPVISPPRFLFGTDLPTRLQLKKGIYREGIYAGRFLTLKDRGNLNTVISRQIAEQHQKQVGDQIEVNGQQMTIVGLYECGSILLDVAIILDIDVVRDITRFDPQTVSCFYIEQSGDLKNEVIVKNIKDQFRDRELASWQPASLALANASQSNILKDLVNALDQGLKGASEQGVSKKEDPGKQSSSPRKAPVETTKAKSDEHPSALEVRAASDWGDRLETFTADLDIFLGLMTGIGMLIAMLSIINTMLMSVMERIVDFGILKANGWSNRDVMLLITSESSLLGVTGGVLGGILGLVAIAIVNWKFASQVHLYASPGLLLFGVVFSTLLGILGGLYPAWWTTRMTPIDAIRRG